The Hordeum vulgare subsp. vulgare chromosome 4H, MorexV3_pseudomolecules_assembly, whole genome shotgun sequence genomic interval GAACGCGAGGCCTCTGCCTCGTCGGAGTTAGCAAGGGTGCAAACACGCGGGGATTCCACCTCGTCGGAGTGGGCAGGGGCGCGGGCACTCGGGGGTTCAGATTGGTGGTAGCAGGCGGGGTTTGGACTCGCCTGAGCAGGCAGGGCTCGACCTCGCCGGAGCTGGCAGGGGCGCGGCCTCGCGATGGTTCGGCCTCGCCGGAGCGGGCAGGGTCAACCGCCGCTGTTGTTCTTCCATGGACAACGCTCctatgaaaaagaagaaggagatgagagAGAAAACAAAAGGTGTGGCTCACAGGTGGGACCCTCATCCACCTCAGCAAGTGAGACATTGACTAGGAGAAGTCTTTGCCACATCAGCCTGAATAGAGGGGTCCCACTAGTCAATTTTGCTGTTAGACGCGCTAAATTTAGAATTAGTGTGATTTGTTATCCACTTGACGCAGAAGTGGTggtcttttgtgtttttttgcaAAAATGGTGATTTTGAAGTACTGTTGCCACATTTGTGGTGGTTTTGAGCAATTTACTCGCAGGACGACGACACTGTTGTACCACCTTGGCTGTCCGCTCACTCCTTGCCAGACCTACATCTGGGAACTAAGCCCGTTTTGGGTACACACCTCTCGTCCTTCCGCCACCCATGGAACCTCCGTCCCTATAGTTGTCGTCCACTGCAGGCATCATGCCCAACACTTGTTTGTCCAAATGCCATAGCCAAAGTGTTGACGAAGCCAAGGCAATTACTCGTACAACATGTGCTTCTACAACAACTTCATGGATTGTGTGGGGGCATTCGACGAAACGACGATGATGCAGGCGGTCCTAGCAGACGCAGAGCGCATATCGTGAATTTTAAGGGATCGATCAAGGGGCGTCAAATGTAAAATCGGAAGAGGGAACCGGGACATTTGATACAGATGGACGACTACATTACCCCGGATGCCCTATTTGTGGACAATTTTCATTGATGCTTTCACATGCGGAAAAATGCTTTTGATCGTCTGTACAATGGTATCCAGGCCTATCATGTCTACTTCTTGAAGAAGGACGTCATCACGAAAATTGAAATATTTGGTTACCGTAAGTGCATGTTGCATTGATGATGCTTGTCTATGGTACCGTCACATATTTGTGGGATGCCTACCTCTCGATGTCTGAAAACACATGGAGAGTTGTCATAACGAGGCTTGCTACTACGGTCATCAAGGCGTTTGGACAGTGGTACTTTAGAGAACACACTATCGGAGACACCACCTCGACCAGGCAATGGCTGGAGGCCACCACTGCATGAACCCACCTGAACCGCACGGTCCTGCACGACGTCCTCAACATGCCGTTACCAGCGGCCTGCTACTAGACGGCCACGCCACTGCCCAAGGGCGTTGCCCGGAGCAAGCCGCCTCGCTGCCAAGATCTAGATCGGTCGTGCCTCCTCACGGGATGAGGTCCGCCCCACCTCCTCCATCACGAGTAGGAAGGGGATCCCTGGCCACCGTCTGCGGTCATCGGGCTAGCCCGTTGGCGTCCTCAAACAAGACAGAGGGAGAAGCCCGACCGCTAGGGTTTGGGGGGATGTGAGTCGCCCGGGATGGGGATGACGCATGCAAATGCATACAACCATTTTAGTATGAGTATCAAGATAACATGGTCCTCAGAATTTTTTAAATGAGTATCAAGATATTttttgatgagtagtttcaccatACACCAAACTTGATTCTCAATAATCTGAGCAAAAGCCCTCTCCATCACCTGCCAATTTTAAAAATTAAACTCGGATCGTTATGTTTCCCAATCACATGTTCAATCACTAAATCAAGGCTctctttacaaaaaaatattttttttcatttctttcttGTGAAATACGTAAAATTCATTTAAAGGAAATGACTATGCACGCTTAAAAATTAACGGTTTGATGAATTGCACACCGTGTCCAGCCTCTCCTAGCAATATATGATATCATAAAATTGGGTTAAATGAAAGTTGTGCTTCAAACCAATTCGTAGTTGGATGGTTAGGAGAACTGTGGTATCCTCTGTTCATCAGAATTAAAATCTTAGAGTTAACATTGATGCTTAcatttttttggatttatttcaAACTTTCCGGCGATGTGCGTCTAGTGGGACGAGCCGTTTCCATGGACTACGAAAGCGTCTGTGACGACTTCGTTAATCTTAAACTAATATGCTGGCTCAGTGTTTTAAAAATACTCATAGAGATATGATATGCATGCGTTTATAAGAATTAATGTATCTTATTTATGTGAGCGACTGCAAAGAGACACACCCCTCTTTACGCACGAAACAAAATTGTACTCCATCCATTTTAAATAAATGATTTAATTTTATATTAACTTTATACTAAGTTATTATAAAGTTAATTTCCCGAGGACAAATGAACAAATATATATGGATGCTACGACATCCatgatttaattatttagtttgctttgtttatttTAATTATCATTAtaagttactccctccgtttctaaatataagtctttgaaaagattttattagtagagtacatacgaatgtatataaatatattttaaagtgtagattcactcattttgctccgtatgtagacccctagtaaaatatcttaaaagacttatatttagaaacggagggagtagatgattGCTGTATTTTGATATTGACATTTTAATAATTCCGAATATGTGGTAAATGTGTCAAATTCATATACAGCTGCTTTTAACAGGGTTTGATATTGTTTTGCTACTCGTGGGGTTGCAACGTAGCCCCTCTTTTGAGTCATGCTATGGAATAAAACTGCTTTTACTCGAAGAAAATCACAACAACTTGCCAGCAGAGTAATCCACATAGCGGGCGGCGGCTGTAGTCTGTACTGTACATCCGGTAGAATGCTACACATGTCAGTCATGGAGAACCTGACCGACTGACTATAGATACTCCACTATTTCCCTCACGTGCCTAATTAATCCTCTCTCTACATAGCCACAAAATACTCACGTGCACACATGGCGAAAGCACGCACACCAGCCGAACCAACAACCAACACACACACAGCCTTCACTTCACGCACGCAGTCAGTAGCCGCTGTCAACGTGGAGCGCGTACGTCtggcctccgccgcccgcctggaCGTCGCCTCCGGCGTAGCACAACCCTTCCTCCGGCATCAAGGCCTCCTCCAGGTTGAGGTTCATGCCGCTGCCGTGGTACAACATCATCTCGTCGACCCCCGCGCCGTCGACGGACATCCTCCTCTGGGCTTCGCTGCTGTCGAGGAGCAGCCGCTGCGTGTTGGCCCGCGCGCCCTCGTCCTGGCCGCTGCCCGCGAGGCGGCGCAGCACGTCGGGGTCGCCGACGACCTTGAGGAGGAAGGCGAGCATCTGCTTGGGCCGGCGCTCCGTCTCCTGCACCCGGCGCCACATGTCCGCCACGCGCTCCTCCGTCGCTCTCTGCTCGTTCCTCAGCCGGACCACCTCCATGGCCAGCGCCGTCGCGCCGGTGTCatcctcctcgtcgccgtcggCCCCGTCGCCCTTGCCGCGCTTGCCGCTGCCCTGGCGGCGCCGGACGATGCGGGGGAGGAGGTGCGTCTGGCCGCGGAGGAAGGAGGCGTGCGCGAACTCCCAGCGGTCCGGGTCGACCTTGCGGAAGCCGTAGGTGTTGAGCTGCCGGACGAAGCTGGAGAAGTTGGCGTGCTTGAAGTGCGCCGGCAGCAGCATCTCCGAGAAGGCGAAGGGGTCGGCGACGACGAAGCTGTTCCCGGCGGGGCCCCACGCGACCACGGCGTCGGTGGCACGGTCGTCCACCATCCCGTACGTCTTGGCCACGAACGGCGCCACCCCCGAGCCCATGCCGCCGCAGCTCATCATCGTGGCGACGGAGGGAGAGGACAGGAGATGCTTGCTTGGTGCTAGCTGGGGAAGGAGCGGTGACGGTGAGTGGATTGGGACGGAgacggagggggagggggagaagcTGTGTCGTGTGGAGCGGAGCTGGGTGTATTTGTATATGTGCTGGGGATGTGGACGGGGGAAGGGGGACAGGTGGGCGGACGCGTGGTGGCGCGCGCAGGCGGCGAGAGTTTCGAGCCGCTGAGTCGACGTACAAGCGGCGGGAGCGGAGGCGCGCACGCGGCGGGCCTTGGATTGGACCGTCTCCAcgagtgcgtgcgtgcgtgcgtgacaCTCCAAACAGAGTGGCAATGTACGTTTGGAATAGCATCAGCTCTTCCATCGGAAAGGCACAACGAGGGGACAAGCCTTTGACCTATATATACAGAAAAATAATATTACTGCTTCCTTATAAATAAATTTAAAATAGTTCTTTATGGAGTGAGTAATTGAACAAAAactcaaaatatttttaaaatacttttGAAATAAACCTGACCATCCATTATACTTTCTCTCTAAACTAATATAAGAACATTTAGATCACTACTTAAATGAtctaaacgtttttatattaATTTATGAAGGGAATACTTGTAAAAGAAAATCCCAAAGAAAAACCACCGCTGACATCAGGGCAAAAAGAAACCCAAATGTAGGTCAAAATAGTGTGAATAGTCACttatatataattttatttcttgCCTCGAGGTCATAACGTTTTTCTCTTAGTGAAAATTTTATatactacttcctccgtcacagtttataaggcgtgcacgtatacctaggtcatcaa includes:
- the LOC123447592 gene encoding heat stress transcription factor C-2a-like, translated to MMSCGGMGSGVAPFVAKTYGMVDDRATDAVVAWGPAGNSFVVADPFAFSEMLLPAHFKHANFSSFVRQLNTYGFRKVDPDRWEFAHASFLRGQTHLLPRIVRRRQGSGKRGKGDGADGDEEDDTGATALAMEVVRLRNEQRATEERVADMWRRVQETERRPKQMLAFLLKVVGDPDVLRRLAGSGQDEGARANTQRLLLDSSEAQRRMSVDGAGVDEMMLYHGSGMNLNLEEALMPEEGLCYAGGDVQAGGGGQTYALHVDSGY